A region of the Gemmatimonadota bacterium genome:
CTGCTCGTACAGCAGGCGGCCGATGGATTCGACGCGTGCGTCTTCGCCGTCGCTGTCGTGGAGCTTCTGCAGGCCCTGGACCACGGGATGTCCGGCGTTGAGTTCCAGGATGCGTTTGGAGCTCTGGCCGCCGCCCTCGCCCATGCGTTGCATGAGCCGTTCCATGTGGGCGCTCATGGCGCCCTCGTCGGCCACCAGGCAGGAGGCGCTGTCCTTGAGGCGCGTGGACAGCCGGATGTCCTGTACCTCCGGGATCTTGCCCTTCAAGGAATCGATCTGGGCCTTGATGGTCTTGTT
Encoded here:
- a CDS encoding molecular chaperone HtpG (molecular chaperone); translated protein: NKTIKAQIDSLKGKIPEVQDIRLSTRLKDSASCLVADEGAMSAHMERLMQRMGEGGGQSSKRILELNAGHPVVQGLQKLHDSDGEDARVESIGRLLYEQAVVAEGSKLDDPVGFASRINDLLVKELIRI